In a single window of the Deinococcus aerolatus genome:
- a CDS encoding DUF5639 domain-containing protein: MPEPRIEVSPGDQTLTVSGDVGLLEVYAALPPGLYPPFPPVALPGGVGGLVSRGGFGQTFFFGAEVLGVTFRAPSGRVVRAGGRTVKNVQGYDLTRPFVGSFGALGEALEVTLRLRPGLSVRHVSAPGSLDGLPELSARFAWEMDGQLHLMHFGHGRQVDRALAALPGAVEVHGPLDLTAAFPGGMGVGAGGRVRDRRFGWVDGGTVPPMPPLFARVAASL; this comes from the coding sequence ATGCCTGAGCCCAGAATAGAAGTTTCCCCCGGCGATCAGACCCTGACCGTCTCCGGCGACGTTGGACTGCTGGAGGTCTACGCTGCGCTGCCCCCTGGCCTGTACCCGCCGTTTCCTCCGGTGGCGTTGCCCGGCGGCGTGGGCGGTCTGGTGTCGCGCGGTGGCTTCGGGCAGACTTTCTTCTTTGGGGCAGAGGTGCTGGGCGTGACCTTCCGCGCGCCGTCGGGGCGGGTGGTGCGGGCCGGGGGCCGGACCGTCAAGAACGTGCAGGGCTATGACCTGACCCGCCCCTTCGTGGGCAGTTTCGGCGCGCTGGGCGAGGCGCTGGAGGTCACGCTGCGCCTGCGCCCCGGCCTGAGCGTCCGCCACGTTTCGGCCCCCGGCTCGCTGGATGGGTTGCCCGAGCTGTCGGCCCGCTTCGCCTGGGAGATGGACGGACAGCTTCACCTGATGCACTTCGGGCATGGGCGGCAGGTGGACCGCGCACTGGCGGCGCTGCCCGGGGCAGTGGAGGTCCACGGGCCGCTCGATCTGACTGCCGCATTTCCGGGCGGCATGGGCGTGGGCGCCGGCGGACGCGTGCGGGACCGCCGATTTGGCTGGGTGGACGGCGGGACCGTGCCGCCCATGCCGCCGCTGTTCGCGCGGGTGGCGGCGAGTCTGTAG
- a CDS encoding alpha-hydroxy-acid oxidizing protein, giving the protein MSSSKAAGPGPGRSRQTQIFVDGLGGTRPLVPVAPERLQEAARRKLDGAAFAYLAGGAGAERTMRANLEAFSAVKLLPRRLRGSAARDLSVDLFGHTSPAPVLLAPLGVLELAHPEADLAVGRAAAALGVPFIFSSQASEPMERVAAAMDAVQAGAPRWFQLYWGTDEQVTRSFVRRAEAIGAQAIVLTLDTTLLGWRPRDLDLGHLPFLRGQGLAQYLTDEHFRAGLAGVTLPAASPRPSPALLRTAASLAAHGRKFGLSLPQMRAAAAHFTASYTRPDLQWDDLSRLREWTSLPIVLKGILHPDDAREAARRGMDGLIVSNHGGRQIDGEVGSLTMLPRVVEAAGDLPVLLDSGVRTGADVAKALTLGARAVLLGRPYAYGLALAAEAGVTEVLRNIVAEFDLTLGLLGAHSARDLGPDHLA; this is encoded by the coding sequence ATGTCCTCTTCCAAAGCCGCTGGTCCCGGCCCTGGCCGCAGCCGTCAGACGCAGATTTTCGTGGACGGGCTGGGCGGCACGCGCCCGCTGGTGCCGGTGGCGCCCGAACGGTTGCAGGAGGCCGCGCGGCGCAAGCTGGACGGGGCGGCCTTCGCATATCTGGCGGGTGGCGCGGGCGCGGAGCGCACCATGCGGGCCAATCTGGAGGCGTTTTCGGCCGTCAAATTGCTGCCCCGCCGCCTGCGCGGCTCGGCGGCGCGTGACCTGAGTGTGGATCTGTTCGGTCACACGTCCCCCGCCCCCGTGTTGCTGGCCCCGCTGGGGGTGCTGGAACTGGCCCACCCCGAGGCCGACTTGGCGGTGGGCCGCGCGGCTGCCGCCCTGGGCGTGCCGTTCATCTTCTCCTCGCAGGCGTCCGAGCCGATGGAGCGGGTGGCGGCCGCGATGGACGCGGTGCAGGCGGGGGCGCCGCGCTGGTTTCAGCTGTACTGGGGCACCGACGAGCAGGTCACGCGCTCCTTTGTCCGCCGGGCCGAGGCCATCGGCGCTCAGGCCATTGTCCTGACGCTCGACACCACGCTGCTGGGCTGGCGGCCGCGTGATCTGGACCTGGGCCACTTACCCTTTCTGCGTGGGCAGGGACTGGCGCAGTACCTGACGGACGAGCATTTCCGCGCCGGACTTGCGGGTGTGACGTTGCCTGCCGCCTCGCCCAGACCCTCGCCCGCGCTGCTGCGGACGGCCGCCAGTCTGGCCGCGCACGGCCGCAAGTTCGGGCTCTCGCTGCCGCAGATGCGGGCGGCAGCGGCGCACTTCACGGCCAGCTACACCCGCCCCGACTTGCAGTGGGATGACCTCTCGCGCCTGCGCGAGTGGACCAGCCTGCCCATTGTCCTCAAGGGCATCCTGCATCCCGACGACGCCCGGGAGGCGGCGCGACGCGGCATGGACGGTTTGATCGTCAGCAACCATGGGGGCCGCCAGATTGACGGCGAGGTGGGCAGCCTGACCATGCTGCCGCGCGTGGTGGAGGCGGCGGGAGACCTGCCCGTGCTGCTCGACAGCGGCGTGCGGACCGGCGCCGACGTGGCCAAGGCGCTGACGCTGGGGGCGCGGGCGGTGCTGCTGGGCCGCCCCTATGCCTACGGGCTGGCCCTGGCCGCAGAGGCGGGCGTGACAGAGGTGCTGCGTAACATCGTGGCCGAGTTTGACCTGACGCTGGGGCTGCTCGGAGCCCACTCGGCGCGGGACCTGGGGCCGGACCATCTGGCCTGA
- the cpdB gene encoding 2',3'-cyclic-nucleotide 2'-phosphodiesterase has translation MAALLLGGLGTAGAQTVNLRILETTDLHTNALGYDYYQDKPTGEYGFEYTATLIKQAREEKRNTVLYDNGDLIQGTPLGDYVAKVKPLEAGQVHPMHAAMGLLKYDAANLGNHEFNYGLPFINQVVGAAPMPVVSANVYLEDGDGNPANDKNAFTPYVIQRKLMYDTYGRPYYINVGMIGLLPPQIMQWDKANLAGKVTTRDIVETARKFVPEMKARGADVIVAVAHSGITADYQPGQENVATELTKVDGIDVVLSGHSHQVFPGPIYKDIPGANIENGTINGKPVVMAGFWGSDLGIVDLTLERRGNNWNVVSGKAAVRPIWDKAAKKNLVTPDPAIAAAVKAAHEGTLAYVRGKVADLVTPINSYWALVQDDPSVQLVSNAQVAYVKAALAGTPYKDLPVLSAAAPFKAGGRNGASYYTDIPAGTLAIKNVADLYVYPNTVQAVEVTGAQLQEWLERSAGQFNQIDPKKTEPQPLVNDSFPTYNFDVIDGVTYEIDVSQPSRYDKDAKLANPDAHRIKNLMYAGKPIDPNQKFVVATNNYRASGGGKFPGLDGKNIVLESPDETRQALIAYFTQQKTINPTADGNWKLTPIPGATLLYVSSPNAQKFAPAGATLLKTRDDGFAEYTIKF, from the coding sequence ATGGCGGCGCTGTTGCTGGGCGGCCTGGGCACGGCCGGCGCACAGACGGTCAATCTGCGTATCCTGGAGACCACCGATCTGCACACCAACGCGCTGGGCTACGACTACTATCAGGACAAGCCCACCGGCGAGTACGGTTTCGAGTACACCGCCACCCTGATCAAGCAGGCCCGCGAGGAAAAGCGCAACACGGTGCTGTACGACAACGGCGACCTGATTCAGGGCACGCCGCTGGGCGACTACGTGGCCAAGGTCAAACCCCTGGAGGCGGGGCAGGTTCACCCGATGCACGCCGCGATGGGGCTGCTGAAGTACGACGCGGCGAACCTGGGTAACCATGAGTTTAACTACGGCCTGCCGTTCATCAATCAGGTTGTGGGGGCCGCGCCCATGCCGGTGGTCAGCGCCAACGTCTATCTGGAAGACGGGGACGGCAATCCCGCCAACGACAAGAACGCCTTCACGCCCTACGTGATCCAGCGCAAGCTGATGTACGACACCTATGGCCGGCCGTACTACATCAACGTGGGCATGATCGGCCTGCTGCCCCCGCAGATCATGCAGTGGGACAAGGCCAATCTGGCAGGCAAGGTCACCACCCGCGACATCGTGGAAACTGCCCGCAAATTCGTGCCCGAGATGAAGGCGCGCGGCGCGGACGTGATCGTGGCGGTGGCCCACAGCGGCATCACTGCCGACTACCAGCCGGGCCAGGAGAACGTGGCCACCGAGCTGACCAAGGTGGACGGCATTGACGTGGTCCTCAGCGGCCACAGCCATCAGGTGTTTCCGGGGCCAATCTACAAGGACATTCCCGGCGCGAACATCGAGAACGGCACCATCAACGGCAAACCTGTGGTCATGGCCGGCTTCTGGGGCAGTGACCTGGGGATCGTGGACCTGACGCTGGAACGCCGCGGCAACAACTGGAACGTTGTGAGCGGCAAGGCCGCCGTGCGGCCCATCTGGGACAAGGCCGCCAAGAAGAATCTGGTCACGCCGGACCCCGCCATCGCGGCGGCGGTCAAGGCCGCCCACGAGGGCACGCTGGCCTACGTGCGCGGCAAGGTGGCTGACCTGGTGACGCCCATCAATTCCTACTGGGCACTGGTGCAGGACGATCCCAGCGTGCAGCTGGTGAGCAACGCCCAGGTCGCCTACGTCAAGGCCGCGCTGGCCGGAACCCCGTACAAGGACCTGCCGGTGCTGAGCGCCGCCGCACCCTTCAAGGCCGGTGGACGCAACGGGGCCAGCTACTACACCGACATTCCCGCCGGAACCCTGGCGATCAAGAACGTGGCGGACCTGTACGTGTACCCCAACACCGTGCAGGCGGTGGAGGTCACGGGGGCGCAGCTTCAGGAATGGCTGGAACGCAGCGCCGGGCAATTCAACCAGATTGACCCCAAGAAGACCGAGCCGCAGCCCCTGGTCAACGATTCCTTCCCCACCTACAACTTCGATGTGATCGACGGCGTGACCTATGAGATCGATGTGTCCCAGCCCAGCCGCTACGACAAGGACGCCAAGCTGGCCAACCCCGACGCCCACCGCATCAAGAACCTGATGTACGCGGGCAAGCCCATCGATCCCAACCAGAAGTTCGTGGTGGCCACCAACAACTACCGCGCCAGCGGTGGCGGCAAGTTCCCCGGTCTGGACGGCAAGAACATCGTGCTGGAATCGCCCGATGAGACCCGTCAGGCGCTGATCGCCTACTTCACCCAGCAGAAGACGATCAATCCCACCGCCGACGGCAACTGGAAGCTGACGCCCATTCCGGGTGCAACGCTGCTGTACGTCAGCAGCCCCAACGCCCAGAAATTCGCCCCGGCCGGCGCGACGTTGCTCAAGACGCGCGATGATGGTTTTGCGGAGTACACGATTAAGTTCTGA